The Novosphingobium terrae genome segment CCAGCGGATTTTGCCTGAAGGTTTGGCCTGCTCCATGCGCGCTTACCAGTTGTACATCGTGCCATCTTCCAGCCGGTTCACCGGCAGGAAGGCGCGCTTGTATTCATACTTTGCGGCCAGCTCTTCATCGATCTCCACGCCGAGGCCCGGCTTCTCGCCCGGGTGCATCATGCCGTCTGCAAAGGTGTAGGCATGGGGGAAGACGGCATCGGTCTCCGCCGTGTGCTTCATATACTCCTGAATGCCGAAATTGGGCACCGAGAGGTCGAAATGCAGCGCAGCGGCCATGCAGACCGGCGAGAGATCGGTGGCGCCATGGCAGCCGGTGCGGATCTGATAGAGATCCGCCAGCGCCGCAATCCGGCGCAGATGAGTGATACCGCCCGCATGCACCACCGTGGCGCGGATATAGTCGATCAGCTGGTTCTGGATCAGATCCTTGGCGTCCCAGATCGAGTTGAAGATCTCGCCCACGGCCAGCGGCGCAGTGGTGTGCTGGCGGATCAGCTTGAAGGCCTCCTGATTTTCGGCAGGGGTGGCGTCTTCCAGCCAGAAGGGGCGGTAGGGCTCCAGATCCTTGCCCAGACGGCCCGCCTCGATGGGGGTGAGGCGGTGGTGGATGTCATGCAGCAGATGAACATCCCAGCCCAAAGCCTCGCGCGCGGCCTTGAAGAGTTCGGGCACCACGCGCAGATATTTGCTGGTGTTCCACACGTTTTCCGTGGGCAGATCGGAGTCAGCGGGCTCGTAGAAATATTTGTCCTTCGAGACGCCATAGGTGCTGGCCATGCCCGGCACGCCGCATTGCAGGCGGATCGCCTTGTAACCCTGCTTCTGATACTCCAGCGCGACGTTGATCGTATCCTCGATGCTGGTGCCATTGGCGTGGCCATAGACCATCACGCCCTCGCGGCTCGCCCCGCCCAGCAGCTGGTAGAGCGGCAGGCCGGCGATCTTGCCCTTGATGTCCCACAGCGCCGTGTCGACCGCGGCAATGGCGGTCATGGTGACGGGGCCGCGACGCCAGTAGGCGCCCTTGTAGAGATACTGCCAGATATCCTCGATGCGATGCGCGTCACGCCCGATCAGGCAGGGGATGATGTGATCCTGCAGATAACTCGCCACCGAGAGTTCGCGGCCATTGAGCGTGGCATCGCCAAGCCCGTAAACGCCCTCATCGGTCTCGATCTTGAGGGTAACGAAATTGCGGCCGGGGCAGGTCACGATGACCTTGGCGCCTGTGATGATGGGCATGGCTTTGATCCTGTTCAGACGATGTCGAGAGTAACGGTTTGCAGGGTTTCGCTGTCTGGCCCGACCATGATGTCGAAACGGCCGGGTTCGACGCGCTCGACCATGTTCAGATCCCACAGCGAGAAGGCATCGGGGCCGAGGGTGAAGCGCACCTCACGGCTTTCGCCCGGCGCCAGGGTGACGCGCTCGAAGCCCTTCAATTCCTTGATGGGGCGGGTGACGGAGGCCACCTGATCATGGATGTAAAGCTGCACCACCTCATCGCCCGCGCGGGAACCGGTGTTGCGCACATCGACGCTGACCATCACCTGCCCCTGCGTGCCGATCTGCGGCGCGGAAAGGCGCGGTTTGCTCATCTCGAAGCTGGTGTAGGAGAGGCCGAAGCCGAAGGGATACAGCGGCGAAATGTCTTCAAAAACATAGCCTCGCCGGGCGCTGGGCTTGCGGTTGTAGAAGATGGGGATCTGCCCCGCATTGCGCGCCACGGTGACGGGCAGCTTGGCACCGGGATTGACCGCGCCGAACAGGATATCGGTCATGGCCGTGCCGCCCTCCTGCCCCGGATACCAGCATTCCAGCAGAGCGTTGGCGCCTGCCGCCACGGCAGGATAGCTGGGCGGGCGGCCATTGATCGCGCAGACCACCACAGGTTTGCCCGTAGCCTTGAGCGCGGCGAAGAGATCATTCTGCTCGCCCACCAGATCGAGGCTGGTGCGGTCGCCCAGATGGTTTTTGGCGAAGCCCTCGCGGCTGGTCTGCTCGGTGTCGCCGATGGCCAGCAGGATGATGTCGGATGTCTGGGCCAGCTTGACCGCCTCGGCGATCAAGTCGCGGTTGCGGGCAGGATCGGCCAGCAGCACTTCGTCGCTGGAGCGGTCCTCGCTCTGGGTGATGAAGACGCCTTGGGCAAACTCCACCTGCGCCTTGCCTGCCAGATGGGCCTTCACGCCTTCCAGCAACGATACCGCCTGACGCGGCGTGCTGCTGTAACCGCCCAGACGCGCCACGGCGGCATTCGGCCCGATCACCGCCACACGCTTGTGAGCACCGGGCGTCAACGGCAGAATGCCATCGTTCTTGAGCAGCACGATCGAGCGATGCGCCGCCTTCAGCGCCAGAGCGCGGGCCTCGGCATTGCCGGTGATCCGGTCGAATTCCTTGTCGACGAAGGGGTTTTCAAACAGCCCGGCGCGGAATTTCAGGGTAAGCATACGCGCGCAGGCGGTGTCCACCGCTGCCTGCGGGACCTTGCCCTCGCGCACCTGCTGCACCAGCGTGCGGAACGCCAACCCATCGGGCAGCTCGCAATCGACGCCCGCCGCCAGAGCATGACGCGCCGCCGCTTCCAGATCGGCGGCCACATGGTGGATCGTATCCAGCTCCGGCACCGCGCCGTAATCGCTGATCACCGCGCCATCGAAGCCCCATTCGCCACGCAGCACCTGCGTGAGCAGCCAGCGGTTCTGATGGCTGGGCACGCCGTCGATCTCATTGTAGCTGGGCATCACCGCGCCGATGCCGGTGCGTTTTACAACCTCTCGGAAGGGCGGCAGGAAGTTCTCGCGCAATTCGCGCTGCGAGATCGGCGCGGGGGCGATGTTGTCGCCGCTCTGGGGCTGGCCGTGGCCGGTCATATGCTTGAGCGTGGCGAACACCTTGCCCGGGGGCAGCTCACGCCCCTCACCCTGCAGGCCCAGCACGGCGGAGACGCCCATTTCCCCGCAGAGATAGGGGTCCTCGCCATAGGTTTCCTCGATGCGGCCCCAGCGCGGATCGCGGGCGATGTCCACCACCGGCGAGAGCGCCAGATGCACGCCGCGCGCCCGCACCTCGCGCGCGATCACCGACTGGACATCATGCATCAACTGCCGGTCGAAGCTGCCCGCCAGACCGATGGCCATGGGGAACATGGTGGCGTCAGTCGCCATATAGCCATGCAGCGCTTCCTCATGGAACAGCACCGGAATGCCGAGGCGCGTTTCGTTGCGCGCCCATGTCTGCACAGCGTTGATAAAGCTGACCGTATCGGCAGGCGTGCGCCAGCGCGCGCCCACGCCGCCCGCCTGTGTCGAGCCATTGGGCGCCCCGCGCCGGTCCGAAGGCCGGGTGATCTGGCCGAAGCTGGCCGGATAGGCCGCGCTGGCCTTCTTAGGCGAGAAGGTGAGATCATCCATCACCTGCGCCTTGGTGGCCCAAAGCGCGATGATCTGCCCGACCTTCTCCTCCAGCGTCATGCGTGAGAGCAGATCGCGCACCCGCAGATCCACCGGCGCAGCGGCATCCTTGTAGAGCGGCCTCGTCGCCGCCGCACCCGCACGGCTGGCCGCCAGCATCGCGCTGCTGGCCAGCAGCCCGCCCAGAACTTGCCGCCGGATCATGGTGCCACCGTCAGCGTGGTGGTCTTGAGATCGACCGAATTGTCGCCGGTCATGATCTCGAAATCGCCGGGCTCGACGACGCGCTGCATCTGATCGTTCCACATCTGCAAGGCCTCGGGTCCGATGTTGAAGGTGACGGTGCGGGTCTCGCCGGGTTTGAGCGTGATGCGTTCAAAGCCCTTCAGCTCCTTGATGGGCCGCGTGACCGAGCTGACCTTGTCGCGGATGTAGAGCTGCACCACCTCATCACCCAGACGATTGCCCGTGTTGCGCACATCGACCGAGACCGTCGCCTGCCCCGCCTTGCCGATGGTCGCCGCCGAGAGACGCGGCGCGGAAAGATCAAACGTGGTGTAGCTCAGCCCGAAACCAAAGGGATAGAGCGGCGCGGTGGTGTCGAACAGATAGCCGCGCCGCGCACTGGGCTTGGCATTGTAGAACACCGGCAGCTGCCCCACCGAGCGCGCAACGGTGACCGGCAGATGACCGCCGGGGTTCACATCGCCGAAGAGCACATCGG includes the following:
- a CDS encoding glycoside hydrolase family 3 N-terminal domain-containing protein — translated: MIRRQVLGGLLASSAMLAASRAGAAATRPLYKDAAAPVDLRVRDLLSRMTLEEKVGQIIALWATKAQVMDDLTFSPKKASAAYPASFGQITRPSDRRGAPNGSTQAGGVGARWRTPADTVSFINAVQTWARNETRLGIPVLFHEEALHGYMATDATMFPMAIGLAGSFDRQLMHDVQSVIAREVRARGVHLALSPVVDIARDPRWGRIEETYGEDPYLCGEMGVSAVLGLQGEGRELPPGKVFATLKHMTGHGQPQSGDNIAPAPISQRELRENFLPPFREVVKRTGIGAVMPSYNEIDGVPSHQNRWLLTQVLRGEWGFDGAVISDYGAVPELDTIHHVAADLEAAARHALAAGVDCELPDGLAFRTLVQQVREGKVPQAAVDTACARMLTLKFRAGLFENPFVDKEFDRITGNAEARALALKAAHRSIVLLKNDGILPLTPGAHKRVAVIGPNAAVARLGGYSSTPRQAVSLLEGVKAHLAGKAQVEFAQGVFITQSEDRSSDEVLLADPARNRDLIAEAVKLAQTSDIILLAIGDTEQTSREGFAKNHLGDRTSLDLVGEQNDLFAALKATGKPVVVCAINGRPPSYPAVAAGANALLECWYPGQEGGTAMTDILFGAVNPGAKLPVTVARNAGQIPIFYNRKPSARRGYVFEDISPLYPFGFGLSYTSFEMSKPRLSAPQIGTQGQVMVSVDVRNTGSRAGDEVVQLYIHDQVASVTRPIKELKGFERVTLAPGESREVRFTLGPDAFSLWDLNMVERVEPGRFDIMVGPDSETLQTVTLDIV
- the manD gene encoding D-mannonate dehydratase ManD translates to MPIITGAKVIVTCPGRNFVTLKIETDEGVYGLGDATLNGRELSVASYLQDHIIPCLIGRDAHRIEDIWQYLYKGAYWRRGPVTMTAIAAVDTALWDIKGKIAGLPLYQLLGGASREGVMVYGHANGTSIEDTINVALEYQKQGYKAIRLQCGVPGMASTYGVSKDKYFYEPADSDLPTENVWNTSKYLRVVPELFKAAREALGWDVHLLHDIHHRLTPIEAGRLGKDLEPYRPFWLEDATPAENQEAFKLIRQHTTAPLAVGEIFNSIWDAKDLIQNQLIDYIRATVVHAGGITHLRRIAALADLYQIRTGCHGATDLSPVCMAAALHFDLSVPNFGIQEYMKHTAETDAVFPHAYTFADGMMHPGEKPGLGVEIDEELAAKYEYKRAFLPVNRLEDGTMYNW